The stretch of DNA ATGCTGGCCTTGGCAATGGCTAGGCATAGATTTTGTAGGTACTAACAGGCCAACCGAAACGCAACGCGACGGTTCAAACGAAATGGAGCTTTCTGAACCCCTTATCTGAATTCTTTTTCCCCATACTTACCCCATCCTCCTTACCCCTCTGTATATCTATTCTTAAGTGTGAACCTTTTAGAGAATGAAAGCTGTGTGACAAAAATAGAGAATACATTTCCCAACCCTTATCCAGGTAATTGGAGTTTCATCAACTGTTTATGCTACACAGGAGAGAGATTAGTTTTGCACTTTTGCCTGCCTTAATAATGACCAGTTTTCCACTTTTTTAAAATTCCAATTCCTGGCTTTTGTTATGACTCAAATTTGGTTAACAAAACTACATTTTTCTGTCTGTGAAGAGTTTAAATTATCTCCAACACAGCTTAGTTGATTCTTGAGTGATAGTTATGGGCAAGCATTCAAGACCGAGCACTGAATGTCGTACCTAATGTGGTGGGCTCCTTGTAAGTACTAGATATTGGTCATCTCACCTAATGAGTCCGAAGGCGAGGGAATTTTGCATTTTGTGGCGCAAAGAGTTTAAATCATCTTTGTTATTCATCTCAGGTACGCTACACAATAGTCCATCCTCAGAATGGGATAAATACATTTTCTAGGAAAAAACAAATGCAATAGCACCATTCATCAATGAAGTTTAAAGTTACAATAAACTACTTAACCAATTAATAAAcattataaacaaaattaaccTCGTTCTAACGTTATTTTCATCTGATCTCCAATCTCAACGCTTTGTGCTGCACCTTTTTGCAATCAAGATCCCAGTGGGAGGACTAGAAACCATGATTGTGCAATGGCTATAGAGCCAATAAGAGTACTTGAGAATCCCCCCAAGATCAGACCTCACTCTGAACAGACCCTTCACTTCAAACCTAACTTTCCCATTCTCAATCTGAGTTCTCAGCTTCTGACTGTGATCTGCAGAGAGCCCAACCTGGCTGGTCACCAAGTGCACATCTTGGAACTTGTATTCATGGTTCATCATGGAGAATTGTTGGATGTAAGTGGAAGCTATGGGGGATTTGTCGTGGTAGAGATCCACAACGGCGTAATGGAACTCCACTTTGCCTTTCTTGTTTGGGTTTGTGAAGTTTGCGAGGAGGGTGAGATCGGCGTTGAGGAGGTAGCCCATGTCGAGGTAGGCGGCGTTGAGGGTGGCGCTTGAGATGTCGAATTTGGGGTTTCTTGGCCGGAAAACTAGGTAGATGACGAGGATGGCGAGGAGGGCGAAGATGACTAGGATCCAGAAGAGGGTGCAGCAGGCGGCGATGAGCCATGCTAGGGGATTGGTTTTGGTTCTTGATGGCACCCTCAGGTgagggtggtggtggtggggcgCCTGGCCGCTGCCGCCGCCGCGTCGCGGCGGCGGCGCTTTGTGGCGCTgtggtggaggaggaggagttAAGTCAATGTAATCATCTTCCGGCGGCTTTGTCCGGGGAACAAAATTTGCCGGGAGCGGCGGCGGCGCTGCTGATGTTCCCGGACGGTGATCGGAcggcggcggcgccgccgcTGATGTGCCCGGACGGTGATCGGACGGCGGCGGGTAGAATGTGGGCCCGGGCCGCGGCGGCTCCGGCTGTTCGGGGAGCTGCGGCGGGAGAAAATGGGGATTGTTGTCACGCATGGTTGATTTGTGGGGATTGGAAATGGAGATTTGCTGAGAgggaaggaggagaagaaggaggAGGTTAATGAGAACATGTTGGGGGGAGTGGTAATGGTATGATTGATGGGAAGGCAAAGAATCAGATTTGAGTTAAGCATGGAAGGCAAGCAATCTTGGTTTTCTTCTTTTAGTATAGTATAATCTTTTTTTAACTATAGCAATATTTTCCATGCTAAGCTAAAAGCTCTCTGCTATTCTCCGCTTTACCAAGTTGAGTATCTGCAGATCCGGTGTAACAGTATAAATGTCTTGACATGAAACCTCACCTTTCAACGCCTAACCTTAACCATACACCGTCCACTCCACACTTTCTTCAAACTAACTTTACTAGACTGCTACGTGttagaaaaatgatttttgaaagttatacatatatttgaattttgtaGTGTTTAGCtattaaaggaaaataaagtCCAACAAAAATATAGATTCTAATCAttgttttgttaaaaaaatgtcttcaaaattatgaaagatattttttgtattcttttCCCGCACTTACTTCTCTTTCTGAAAGGTGTCAAATGGGTAGTGATATAGTAAATATCAACCTTATACAACACAAGTTACAGTTGGGCTATAATACTTACGCTAAAAACCTGTTGAATGCAATATTAGGCTCGAGTGGCATAAATGTGGGTCAGAGGTCTCCGAGCTCTCTAACATCTACAAGAAACAGTCAAAAGTCCCTCTCTCATACATTTAattaatgcggtatttatatTATAGCTAGGAGACAAGTTTCTAGCTCTCAGCATGCTAGGCACGTGGAGCGCATGCACCGGCCCTAGTCGAGTAGAATTGTGACCGTACACGTGGGGTGAGATGCCCTTCGCGCCTTTTAGGTGCAATGGGTCAAAGTAAAAAACATCATGATCGGGTCGAGCCCGTAAGGTCGGTGGTGAGACATTGATGTAGGGAGATCCAGGGGAGGGCTCACGAGGTCGGCTCATCAGGGATGGTCAAGAAGTGTACTACTTGTAGTCAGAACAGGTCGGCCTGGATAGCGATCATGGCGCGTATTCGGTCTGACCGCTTGTACTAGTCCCGTTCCCTGAGGGATATTCCCTATCAAATAGGTTGGCccatcaatttttaataatccTAACATAGTGGATCGAGTGGTGCTCTAAGAAGGTTTTGTATATAAAACATGCATCCAATCTGACACATTACACCTACcatcacaaaataaataaacttgatTCATattgtaaattgtgaacatttagtatatatataaattgtgtattttagactcgGATCCACCAAATAATTTGTCTATGTACTGGAGTAGttatttcattatatatttatattgcctccactaagacccaccccttccatataagagtgcaaccgggtgccactagaccgcAAGGTCTTGgcaatcaaaacaaaaatctaaaagcacaaatccaaacttaaaagttagattaccaataaaatggaatgatatttaattagggaatgaaatttttaattgaaagagTAATCAAATTCcataattgtattttaaaaaattgcaaaccaaacactatctaactatgatttttatatttacacttTCAAATTGTGGTATCCTCGTTTGTTTGTATGATGTTGATGAAGTTGTGGAATCAGGCTTTGCACATGCAAGGAGTCAAAGGGTTCTCCCATATATCATAGTTTGGGAAGGTTTGTTCAGGCAATCCAGTCCTTGTCCTGTGACTAATCACAACATCATCTTTTAGGGTAGCCCATCCCATGTATGGGTCACCTAAGAATTTGGACATGAGATTCTTGTCTGGTTTAATAGATTTCTGGGTGTGACCCATGTACCTTCTATACCCAATTACCAGTTTCGCAAAGTTCCCTCCATGTGTCATCACAAAAACATCTGATTTCAGGCAAACCAGGAAGTCTAGGGCTGCCAACATTGTCATATGTTTCCTCAAACCATCCAACTCCTCTTTTGTTGCTAATTCCTCCTTTCTAACCTGTGTTACAATATAGTGCAATAGCGTTCAGTAACGATCACAGTTGAAGAATTTAAGAGTGCGTTTTGTCTCAACTTACAAGATTGGGGAACATGTTTTTGAGTGGCGCCATGCTGTTTTCTCCCCCATACACCTCGCCAGAAGCAACATATATTTGAGTTTCTTTAGGATACCCCATTGCTCGAAGCAAAAGTGCAACTTCACCCGGCTCGAGAGGGCACCACCCCTCCTTCCTCTTCTGCAGTGCCAATTGCCACAAATGTGAGCCATCCTGCAGGTGCAAGTTATTCTGATTATAAAGAATTGAAGGATATATTTTATCTCGATTAAAAATCTAAACTCAATATGCAACCTGGCCTAACCTTGAATCGTTCAGGCCATTCATTCTTTCTATATTCAGCCATGAGAGTCTTCTCCACCCTTGTTCCCCCGAAATCACAGAATGATAAGCCCACCATCCCCTTCTCAAACCTTAAATGTAGTGCCCTGCAATCAACCACGGATTACAATTACAAATCATTCATTAATACTTAGCTTAAGGGCTAAATTTGGTACccaactttaaaaatcaataactaaaattataaatgagcaATAGTAGGAAGATTAAATATGGAATTAACccgaacatatatatacacattacaTGAAAGGATTTGAGCTGCCGTTGCGGTTTCTCATCCTTGAGACCAATTGATCAGCCATTTGCTCAATCTCTGGAAGAAATTTCAGAGCATGATAGTTCACCCTGCACCTCAACCTGTTTATCTCAGGACGAACATTATTGTACCTGAaccatacacacacacaatggTCGGTTGTTCATGTCGAATAGTCATCGTCATCATGAAAGGAAATTAAGGATCCATTAAAAACAGTTACCCAAGTCGATCAACAAACGGTTTCAACATCattatcttcttctcctttattCTTGGCAAAACATTATCCAGATAAAACTGTGCTGAAGCATATTTGGGAATGTTCTTTACTGTACGCCTGCCATGCATGACacaagggggtgtttggtaaataatgttAGCTAAGATTATGTTAGTAAGTTTTACTAGTTGATAGTAGCTTATTGTAGAAacgtatttggtaaattagtattagttgatagttgattacgTGTAAAATGACTTGTTGTTTTGAACAGTTTtatgaattttaacattttgaagcaataaattgttacaaaaagttaattaataaaacactCTAAATCAAAATTAACCTAAGGTTACCAAACATGATCAAAATCTTTGAATACCCTTAAACCCAAACCCAGTCCTTAATTATACCACAAAAGCTCATCAGGAAAGAAACCAAACCTTATGTCTCCTAACAATTCTGGTATGTCAATAAACCAACTGGGTATATCACGAACAATTCGCACGTCGTCCTTTAAATAGTCAATAAAATGATCAACATCAAATATGTCCTCAAACTCACTGCAACCATTTCAAAAACCCAGATCAGAAAAACATGCAgacatgcattatattattcgAAACCATATATTTTAAGGTTAATATAATTAAGGTGAGCACAGCCAAAATTGACTTACGTTGGGTCTTGCCATATCCGATCTTGTTTTAACACTGGCAAAATAAGGGTAGTATTCATTAGCTTTGCCACTGCAACAGCATTGCATATCTGCATGCCAAGTAAGAATAAAAGTAGCAAGGTCACACCTGTTTGCCCTTATAATGATTGCGAGTTTTTCTcgtcacaaaaataaaaataaaacaaatagcACACGTTCATCTTCAAACAGTCATTAAGAAGAACCAAAAAGGAACAACATACAGCAATTCTCTGCTGGTTTAAACCACCCTCagcaactatatatatgtatccatTTGTTTCATTTTCGGAAGGAAGATCTGCAAATAATcaagaataatataatgaatgtaatatggtttatttatttatataatttattttattattacatacaaGGAGAATATAATTAATCTCAATACCACTCATAGAGAGCCTTACACTTATATTGTTGAATTACACGATTTTTTATGTATTAGTTTAAAATTTATACCTTGTTacttatattttgtattaattatttgttttttctaAGTTGTTAATTTTCAGTTTTATATAATtatctcacacacacacacatatatatgtatagtaccTGAAGTTATGCCCTCACGTCGTTCAGCACAAGCCTTCCATGAAGTTGTGGCAGAATAAGGATTCTCCCATAATGAAGGAGGCTCCTTAACCTAGTATGTGAAAGAGTACTTAACATAGTAAAAATGGTTgtttattaatactttaatgtattgagtttgagaaagaagttaCCCGTGGACAATGAAGAGTCATGCCTTCCTTGTTGCATAAATAGGGTGTATTATTCTACAGGCCaggaaaaacaacaaaataattacatgcatgcatatactGTTACAATTAACAAATTACCACTTTATAAAACTCTCTTTTTTTGAGTGAGGTAGAAACTCAATCACTACTCGGGTGTTTATGGGGTAAATTCCACCTTGTAATCATAGTCAACAAAGAATTAGCTCATAAGTGACTtggctcaaattaagaaagtcAATAGGTTGTCctaggcaaattatattgtggaccatggtccacaatgcatggtggaccatgatcatagttgatactgcagttgtgttgaaaggaaactacagtgcacggaacagaggtcgttcatccgtgttctgtgcaactgcagtttcctttcaacacaattgcagtatcagtccacgatataatgacTGGTTGCAGTTATTAAGTCACGATATAATGACTGGTCGTCCTGCAGGAAGTCGAGCTTGTAAAATTGCAGTTTGCAGGAAGTCGAGCTTGTAAAATTGCACTTATTAAGTCACTCGTCTGATCTGGCCAACTTGACTGAAGTTGCTCATAAGAAAACTTTTTACGAGTTGTGGAACACCCACAGTCACTATCCAAAAATgcgcaaattattttgtggaccatggtcatggttgatattacagttgtgttgaacagatactgcagttgtgttgaaagggaactgcagttgcgcagaacagaaGTCGTTCATGAGTTAAACACAACAGCAGTATCAGCTATTACCCATGGTCACGGTATAACGACCGACAAAAATGCATATTCGATAAAGTCTACCTTAAATAATAAGGTTCAAACCACAAAAGAAAATAAGCCGCATTACtaggaaaataaatataacCTCAAAGGAGAGCTTACAAATCGGTTGAAAACTGAAACCGCTGAAACCATTACGAAAAGGAGTAAAAACGACACAATCATCTTGTATTTCCGAAGGTGATGAGACCCCGATTCGTCGGCGATACAGAAGCAACGGAGGCGTTCTCGGTGGCGGCCACGGTAGCCATCGACGACGGCGGAGAAGCTGTTCGCCGCAGCTCGGTTTCCCACAGAGCTACAGTGGCGGAGGTCCGGCGGCATGAGTACGTGCGTGCAGAAATCCGTTACGTATCCTGTAGGGGTTATAGTGTGCGTGTCGGCGGTCTGAGTGTCCGGTGACGTTTCTTTAGTCGCTGTCAGAATATCCGATGAAGACTTCTGTTATCCATTAAGATAAAGGTACAATGACCATAATTTTTCTCCAAGATTTTCTTGTCTCTTCCTAACAATCAATCCACGTGATTTGTgtgtacataattaaaaataagaaaataaacaaatataattgtatcttcaaaaaaaaataattgtaattactACTTAAGGTTAATAAGAGCATCACCAATagttaaataatatttgtcaatttttttgtttagcAATGACGGACTAAGAAAATAAGAGACACagtaaaatagtttttttttttaaaaatagttaataatataattttgcaaATGCAAGTTTTTTAAGAGCAATcccaagaaatatttttaggtGATTTTttcaaaagcaaaaattgaGTGAGACTTTTTATCCTgcaaatacaatatttttgtgAGACTCATTGAatgacaaaaaagaaaaaaaaatcgtgCCATCTGTGCGTTGGGTGCACCACCGTGCCCAGCAGGTGCGTGCAATAGTAATAAATGTGACTTTTTTATGTtattgagtcatttccatttttggtcctactgttattgaggcattgccaattttagtccacttcattaatttttgccacattgcgaccagtcttatttagtttttgtcacttttagtccaccgttaaattttttgtcaaataatcgtccaaaacagggatattttggttttttcatgctttgatcatctcctttaccctttgcagtggttttccttaaacattttcatccaatgaagaggtccggcgaaagccatgggtttgtaatgtggctcacatggctttcgccgaaccttttcattggatgaaaatgtgtaaggaaaaccactgcaaagggtcaaggagatgaccaaaacatgaaaagaccaaaaatacccctattttggatggtcatttgaagaaaattttaacggtggactaaaagtggcaagcactaaataagactggccgcattgtggcaaaaattaatgatgtggactaaaattggcaataccccaataacaataggacaaAAAACGGTAATGACTCTTTTGTTTTTGTGCTTCCCCCCTCCCCCCGCCTTTCCTCTTTTCTCTTCACTCTCTATATCCTACTTGACACGgaacaaattataaaaaataaaatcttaaagaTACTCTAATGGATATATTGCATTGTGGACCTACCATTGTACATATATTCCTAGTAAGGATGGTGATTTAAAATATTACCGAGTTGTTGAAGAGTTTATGATACATGGTCCGTGTGGTCTTGGAAACAAAAATTGTTCTTGTATGGTTAATGGTTGTTGTATACTAGTTTGActattatttaaacaaaacaaaaaatgatttaattaaacttttgaCCGGGAATGAGGATTTATTTCCCATCCTAAACATTCTCCCGCAGGGATGGAGATGGGAAAAGATTTTATCTTTCACAACGAGAATGGAGATGGAGACTAAGATCAGGATAGAGTTTCATAAACGAGGATGTGGAtatatttttcaagaaaatactATTTTTACTCTTTCAAATTATATTCTCATTTTTACTTCATCTCATAAATATTAGATGTAGACAATTTTTCTTAaatctataaaataaaaatatcatatttatatttatcacatcaaaaaagtataattaatggaGTAAGATTTAAAAATCCTCACGCTAAAACTCTATTCCCTGCCCCCACTCCAcccgttgacatccctacaaattacaacaaaaaatacacatttaaataaatCTTATTATTGTCATCCAAAAGTAAATACATCGAAAAACATAATTAGATGTGACATCAATGTCAAAGGCACGCAAATCTAAATAGATGCATCAGAGTGGGGGACCCACCTCCAGGCTGTAttccaatttttcatttctcaatttttgttgaaaacatttctcaatttttttaattttcattatccattttttcaatttttggttCCATGTATCAAATTCAActttaaaatagaataaattcaATACACTAATActgaatatttaaaaagtaaaaaataaaaataaaaatatattactaaataaattataattaaatacttttttttgtaataagaaAATGTTTgattacaaataaaatacacaaaatctCAATAACTACAATTCTTCATATAGTATTTGTACATTTTTACagcaaagataataataataataataataataataataataataataataataataataataatgaaaaagatgagaatagatatattaataattaataataagataatataattaatattcataGAATAgatagattaattattttattaatatatactaaatttattaaataataaatattatagaattattaaatattaaatatattttctcaaaattgattttcattccttatcctattttatatattaatatttttattagacACCATTTAAGAAcaaatatattctatatttattgttcgtttcattacaaaaaaataaagttatgtcatttaatgtacttattattacattctctatcccattttatttacacttttatttttaaaaatacattttacttgtattgTTTACTCTTCATtgtgaaaattaattatttttctttaacatgaatatcaattcgtatatactaaaattattatattattattatatattaaatattagtatttatgaatataattaatcaattataagattattaaatattacatcaatttcaattttggttaATGACCATGAGCCCTACCATATATATCAATTGAATAATGactgaaaatataataagcatCCAAATACTCTTGATTTTCATTATTGTTTTCTATCATATATatggaaacaaaaaaaatgtaaataaaatatgtacCATCTATATGAAAGTAGGTTAAAATAGAGGATAAATATtacgtaatataaatattgtagtatattagtaaatatattcttaccgtATACAataaatagtttaaaaaaaaaacttttctaaACAACtgataaatattcaatatattccTAATAATATTTAGTAAACATATTCCTACCGTACTTAacataactttaatttgtttttttttaatagtttgtataacttttaatttaaatttttatatctaataatatttttgatttagtttacaaatatttaaaatttatatagtaaaacttgactaaactaaatattctaaaatactaaattgtaaATTCATTGAGTAGATATATTACTTATAAGTTATTTAATAGATATTATCTTGAATTTTTACGTAAAATTTACTTATTTGTAGAagataatatatgtttatttatatcCATTCATGTTTCCAGAAAGCAtattgtaaaaatgtaaaaaaaaaaatacagaatttgcaaataataatattaccaattatattatagaataccatatacataatattaatattaccaattatgctatcatgttattacctaattaatgttttttctaaacaatatataaataatattacaaattaatagatattagttaatttctattttacatttttttaccaactaaaatttatcaattatttgaccaataaaatatttagttaactaactacaaaagtttgagcgagaaaataaaatatgatggttttattttatatgtagtATAGATTTTATTCacgatatatataattagtacaGAGTGTCAAATAGATGTAGCCTGTTTACATCCTAATTAACATTCTAAATgagtaaatttgaaaaattagcaCGAGTATTTCAAagaaaaattaactaatatagaATAATAGATACCAGAGTTGCTGAGTTGAACTGctaatttagaaaaattaacGACTCATTTATTTATCGATATTCGGTACACAGATAAAACAGGAAACATTACATTTGCCGACATCATATAGCTAACTCCCGATCTTATCTTAGTCGGAgtaattaataaaagcaatctttttttttgaaaacaataaaagcaatctttctttcttcccaaaaacAATCTTAATACGCCGCGTAATGCGTAGATATCGACAAATTCAAGATAAACCTCCCAAATATTGTCCTAATCTTCCAGATACTCACTGAGTCACTGTACTACTActcctatgtatatatattaccacACCCACTGagctttccttgcttcattctCTTGAATGACTATGAAAGGTGTTGTTTTGAGCTCGATTAGCTGcctcttcgtcttcttcttcagtCTTTCTGGGCTTCATGGGTACTCTTCATCCTCTGAAATGCTGTATTATTGTTTATGTTATTTGATTTCTTGAATTGGGAATACTGTATTCTTGTTGATTAGTTATGGATGATAATGGATACCCAGTTTGTAAAGTTTCATAATTTGtattgttattttgttctttattGTTTATTGTGTAGTTTTGTTCTttcttgctttaatttggtaaaaagtttaattttttaagctTAGGGCATTGATTTGCATTGGCTTCTCTTGACTGTCATATCAGTGGTTGTTTAAGCaagaaatttgtaatttatggAGAATATCATTTCTCTTTAAAATCTGCAATCTCGATTGAAACAAACCTTAGCTGATATGAGATGGAATGCTGGATATGATGTTTTGCTGTTTTACTTAATTTCTAGTACTTATTGGTGTTGTTATATGGTTTATCTGATATGTTGGATTAATTGTTCAAAATTATTTGCTTTAAGCTTTGTTATTGCCACGAATTGGTAAGATTTTTAGATCACAATTTCAGGATAAATTCAGAAGCTCAGCCTGAAGATGAATCAGGACATGCTAACTTACCACCAAGGGGTTGGAATTCCTATGACTCGTTTTCTTGGGTCATCACCGAGAAACAGTTCCTTCAAAATGTAGAACTTGTTGCTCAGCGGTTAAAATCTAAAGGTTATGAGGTACTAAGAACATTTGTTTATGATGGCCCCGGTTATTAGATCCAATGTATTGATTTTAATGTCTTTTATTGTTCATTGTGAGCACCCGGATTTCGTATGTATTTGTTGATGATGCCCTGTATTTTACCTTTTAAATTCCTTCTACTTTGTGAATCTATGCAGTATGTTGTGGTGGATTTTCTGTGGTATAGAAAAAAAGTAGAGGGTGCCTACACTGATTCTCTTGGATTTGACGTAATCGATGAATGGGGAAGAATGCAACCAGACCCGGGAAGATGGCCTTCGTCTGCGGGTGGTAGAGGATTCACTGACATTGCTGCTAAAGTTCATAGTATGGGTTTGAAATTT from Ipomoea triloba cultivar NCNSP0323 chromosome 7, ASM357664v1 encodes:
- the LOC116025904 gene encoding protein PECTIC ARABINOGALACTAN SYNTHESIS-RELATED-like, encoding MPPDLRHCSSVGNRAAANSFSAVVDGYRGRHRERLRCFCIADESGSHHLRKYKMIVSFLLLFVMVSAVSVFNRFNNTPYLCNKEGMTLHCPRVKEPPSLWENPYSATTSWKACAERREGITSDLPSENETNGYIYIVAEGGLNQQRIAICNAVAVAKLMNTTLILPVLKQDRIWQDPTEFEDIFDVDHFIDYLKDDVRIVRDIPSWFIDIPELLGDIRRTVKNIPKYASAQFYLDNVLPRIKEKKIMMLKPFVDRLGYNNVRPEINRLRCRVNYHALKFLPEIEQMADQLVSRMRNRNGSSNPFMALHLRFEKGMVGLSFCDFGGTRVEKTLMAEYRKNEWPERFKDGSHLWQLALQKRKEGWCPLEPGEVALLLRAMGYPKETQIYVASGEVYGGENSMAPLKNMFPNLVRKEELATKEELDGLRKHMTMLAALDFLVCLKSDVFVMTHGGNFAKLVIGYRRYMGHTQKSIKPDKNLMSKFLGDPYMGWATLKDDVVISHRTRTGLPEQTFPNYDIWENPLTPCMCKA
- the LOC116025240 gene encoding NDR1/HIN1-like protein 13: MRDNNPHFLPPQLPEQPEPPRPGPTFYPPPSDHRPGTSAAAPPPSDHRPGTSAAPPPLPANFVPRTKPPEDDYIDLTPPPPPQRHKAPPPRRGGGSGQAPHHHHPHLRVPSRTKTNPLAWLIAACCTLFWILVIFALLAILVIYLVFRPRNPKFDISSATLNAAYLDMGYLLNADLTLLANFTNPNKKGKVEFHYAVVDLYHDKSPIASTYIQQFSMMNHEYKFQDVHLVTSQVGLSADHSQKLRTQIENGKVRFEVKGLFRVRSDLGGILKYSYWLYSHCTIMVSSPPTGILIAKRCSTKR